The Bacillaceae bacterium IKA-2 DNA window CCATTACCATTAGCAGTTCCTGAAGAACAGTTTTTTTCCATTCACAATATTGAACTTGGTTTTTCCAGAGCTGAGGTTGAAGAGGAAACTGGCGGCAGTGCTCAGAGGACCTCGAAAAATGAATACGATGTTAACTGGGAAGCTTATCATGTAAGCTACCAAAATTTTATCTTGGTGGCCTATGATGATGAAGATATCGTTCGTGGTCTATATACGAACCAAGATTTGATTGCCTCTAAAACAGAAATTAAACTAGGTAGCCCAATGCAATTAGTACATGATCATCTTGGTACGCCTGAATCCTTCATAAAGAAAGGTGTCACCAATTATCAAATTAAAAGTAATGGTGAATATGATGAATTCTATCTGGAAAACAGCTATGTGACGGTTTTTTACGACCAGCACGAGAACAATACCGTTACAGCCATTAAAGTGATCGATGAAGAACTGGAACAAGACAGAGATTTTTATTATTCCCAACCTAGCCAGGAGCTAAAAGAGGGATTTGAATATCAGTTGTTTGATTTAACAAACTCGACAAGAGTAAATCATCATTTGCCTATTTTAACCTGGGATGAGCAAGTACGAGAAACTTCTCGGAGACATAGCTTGGACATGGCAGAAAATCAATATTTCGGCCATACAAATTTAGAAGGACAATCTCCTTTTGAACGTATGGAGGAGGACAATATCCAATTTAAGACCGCTGGTGAAAATCTAGCATTCGGTCAAATTAGTAGCATCTTTGCTCACGAAGGACTGATGAATTCGTTAGGACACAGAGAAAATACCCTCCAGGAGCATTACCGATATTTAGGGGTAGGAGTGGCATTTAACAGTGAATCGCAACCTTATTTCACTAAAAAATATTACAGTAATTCTTGGACCCTTTTGAATCGACATAACAACCAAGTAACTTGGGTACCAACGGAATTGTTGGTTGTGCAACATAGAAATAATTAATTTAGTCTGAATCAATTCTTCAAAAATTTATCTTATAAAGTCTAAAGTTTCTATAGGTAAATTATCTGACAAATGGAGAGAATCTACTGAAAAAAGACAATATAAGTCTGTGACACCAATTTGTAGTTTATAATTTCGTATTAAAAAACCTTCGTACGCCTGACTAATAAGATTGGTACGAAATTTTGCATTGGCTTCCTCCTTGTTTAAAAGAATAGCCTTATCTTTCCAGGTGAGGTTTCTTTTTTTTGCACTAAAATAATCACAATATATGTCACGATCCCTCATAAACAAATCATACGAATCAACAGTACTAGGTTCATATATCTTAAGGTGTGGTTCATCAATAAAAACTTTGTAAATAAAGCCAATTACTGGCCTCTCAATTTGAACTACTATAGGTTCTCCATCCTCCCAAAATTCCGTTTCCGATTTTTCAAAAACAGTCTCAGTTCCTATTGCATAGGGTTTTGAGGAATCAATATCAGAAGTACACCAAAATCCAATCGTACCAATATCATTATTTACATTTTGAACGATTGATTCTTTATTAAAATATTCAATTTTTTTCATAGCGCCAATATAAACGATCATATGCATTCCCTCCTTTTTTAGATTGCCCGAAATTGAGTTAATCATGAAAAAACGTATCCTCCATCGTCGCTTTAAAGCTATACAACGACGATAGAGGATACCTTTTTTGTGCAATATAGAAATTTAAAAATTATCGAGGCAATCTATATTTTATGATGACTAAGAAAGGGTTGGCGCTATGTTTCTTATAATATGGGTGTTGGAAGACCCCGGGGACCTGTCACCCCCGTTTTTACAATCTCTAAAGTTCGCTTAATAAAATAATTCCAATATTTTCTTTACGTTTGCTTCTAGTAATTTTACAATAAATAAAGGACCAGATCAACATGGATGAATTTTAAAACTTCACTAGTCTACATGAATTTCATGATTACAAAAGTGAGCCATATCAAACTACATGTAGTCGCATAATAGCGATAATATTGAATTATGAAATTGATAACATAGAGAGTTAAGCTAAAAATCCAATTTGAAAGGAAATGATTTTATGAGGAAAAAAATATTATTTTCTATTGCTACAACGGCAATAATTATTTTTAGTTTCGTATTTTCTTATTCATTTACTTCAGAAGCATTTTCGATGAATCTATCCACCAAGGATAAATTAGATCAATACATTGAAAATGTAGCTAAAAAACTAGCGATCCCTGGTATGACGGTTGCTATATCGCATAAAGGTGAGCTGATCTATAGCGAAGCTTTCGGTAAAGATGTTCATCAAGATACCCGCTTTTATATCGGTTCAACGTCAAAAACCTTTACAGCGCTTGCTGTGATGCAGCTAGTTGAGCAAGGGAAAGTTGATCTTGATCAAAGTGTTGCAACGTATTTGAAGGATTTTACTGTATCTAATCAAATAACAGTTCGACATCTTTTGCAACATGTCAGTGGAATGACTGAATTTGATTATATTTCTAAGCTTCCTGACGATGCCAAGTTTTCAGATTTAATTCAAGATATGAATCAAATGTCGTTAACGTATGTTCCCGGTGAACAATTTTCTTATTTTAACCCGAATTATAGTTTACTAGGTGCGATTATTGAGAATATGAGTGGACAAAGCTATGTTGATTATCTCGAACAACATATTATTCAACCTTTAGGGCTTCAGAACACATCATTAATAGGAGAAGTTGATACGACTGGTCATTTATCTTTCTTTGGTCTATCAATTAAGCGAACGGAACCACACATCGAGTATGATCTTCCTGCTGGCTTTATCACATCTACTGCTGAAGACGTCGTCCGTTTTTTTGAAGCTATTCGGATGATAGATCCGATTGTTGGAGTTTCTCCTGAAGGCATTGACGAAATGAAATCCTCTGATTTCTTTTATGGAATGGGTTTAATGATCGGCGAAATCGCTGGTCAGCCTGCGATTTTCCATGGTGGAGCACTACCCGGCTATACTTCTGATGCTGTTATGCTAACAGAAGACGAATACAGCATCGTATATTTAATCAATAAAAATCATTTATTAAACGGCTTTGTTTTTAATCCCGATTTAACGAGTGGAATCGTATCTCTTTTAACGGAGCAAGAACCACCTACTAGAGTCAATTATTTCTGGATATACCGTTTACTATTCATCTTATTTGCAGCAACTATCATATACAACATGATTAATATTTCAAAAATGATAGTAAAGCCAAAACCAAAAACGATACGCCAAAGAGTAACTGCCGCAATAACTAACTTAGTAATTCCAGTAGCGGTCATCATCGGTATTCCAATAATATCGGGGGTCGTAATGCAACGAGGAATGACCTGGGAGCTTGCATTTTTAGTTATGCCTGATATGATAGCCTGGCTATATATAGCATTATCAATCCATTTAATACAATCAGCGGTTCACTTTGTTTTTATTGTTAAGCACTATTTAAGGCTAAGGTAAAGCATGGAAGCGCGGGGACGGTTCTTTAAAACGCGGGGACGGTTCTTGTGTTTCCAATATCCGTGGGAGAAACGAGAGAACCGTCCCCGCGTTTCACCTTTGCTTCATTATAAAAATATGGGGGGAAATAAAATGCGACAAAGATTTAAAAATTGGAGTTCCATGTTTTTAATTGCAATTCTTGCATTATCACCGCTACCATTGGTCTTGTTAGTGTGATAAAAGCCAAGGATAGTAAAGAAGAATTTGCTCCAAAAACCTATCGTACAATCATCGAAGTGGAGGACTGGGGTCCGGCAATCACTAAGTTAATTGTTAACTTAGGCGAAGAAATATCTGAAAATTCATTAATTTCAAGTGCATTTGATGTTTTCGTTGAAAGACGCGAAACGAGAGATGGGATTTATATATTAGGTGATTCCAAAGGGTACCGAACAGTTACGAACGCTTATATTTCCGATGAATCTGGAAATCGAGTAAATGGAAGTAGTAATTTTGTGATATTAGAAATGGAATATGGACCGGCTCTTTCTTTAAGCTCTCCAATGAATTTTAATATATCTAATTTTACAAATGATTGGATTGAAAGCGAATATACAATTACCCAAGTAGAAGATGTTGGCACTATTTCCGGTTTAGTCATCAATCAATCTTCCGGTGAAACGAGAGTACTTGTAGATCGATTTTCAACTGGGAAAGCAACATATGGCGATAGTACCTTAACATACGCGGACTATGCACCGGCTGAAGCTAATAATAAAAATCGATTAATCGTTTGGTTACATGGAATGGGTGAAGGTGGAACCGATCCGACAATAACGCTTGCTGGAAATAAAGTAGTTAATTTTATAACAGATGAGGTTCAAGAATATTTTCGCGGCGCTTATGTTTTATCACCACAAACACCAACTTATTGGATGGATGGGTTTGAATCATTTGGTGATGGAACATCGAAATATCAAGAAGCACTTATGAGTCTAATCGAGGATTATGTAGCCAATAACCCTGATATTGACCCTAATAAAGTTTATATCGGCGGTATATCAAATGGCGGATATATGACCATGCTGATGATTCGTGATTACCCTGAATACTTCGCATCGGCTTTCGTAGCTGCCGAAGCTTTAGACGATGAATTAATTACGGAGGAAGATCTGAATAATATTGCTCAAACGCCAATATGGTTTGTTCATACAGCAAATGATCCGACTGTTAACCCAGAAACTACCGTATTACCGACTTATGATCGTTTAGTCGATGCTGGTGCAGATGTACATTTAAGTTACTATGATGATGTACGTGATTTATCAGGCTTGTACACAAATGAAGATGGATCTCCATACGAGTATAATGGTCACTGGTCCTGGATCTATTTATATAATAATGATCCATCCACAGTAATCGATGGTGAAGAAATATCGATTCTAGAATGGGTTACCAGATATGAAAATGAGGCAAAGACCTATGATCGAGTACTAGAAGATAAAGATTCTGATGTTGAGGACACTGGATCCAACGGCGAAAATGATCTATGAAAACAATTTCTAAATACAGTAACAAACACTTTTAATATTTTTTTGTCTGGTACATTACTTTTAATTACTGGTGCATCCTTTTTGATTTTTCAAAGACTTAGAAATAAATTCACTAACTAATATGGTTTGATTCGTGCCTGTCAGTGCGACCGAGCCTTTGCTTTTAAGCGGTGACAGTTAGGTAATGAGATTCAATATTATAATTAACTTACCTATTACTAGCTAAGTAGTAGTTGCAAATACTCTAATATCTAATAAGGGTGCATTCATACGAATTGCACTTTTTTATTTTTTATAAAATGAATGAAATTCATTCAATAAAATTATTTAAATATTTCTAGGAAAAATGAACTTTTTATCATTGAAAATACTCATATAGGGGAGAGAGGTGAAAGCATGGAAGTTTTACAATTGGTAAAAAAAGCAAAAAGGGGAAATAAAGAAGCATTACTTCAATTAATTATCGATGAAAAAGATGATTACTATAAACTTGCATTCACTTATATGGGGAACAAGCATGATGCAATGGACGCAATGGAAGAAATGATTTTAAGTTTGTATGAAAAGATCCACCAGCTTAAAAAAGAGGAAGCCTTTCAGAGTTGGAGTAAAACAATTTTAGTGAATAGTTGTAAAACCATGCTACGAAAGCGTAAAAAGCTTGTTTTAATAGATGATTGGAATAATCAAATTGAGAAAGAACATAATCAACATAATGATGCTTTGGCAAGTGATCCATATATAAATAGTGAACGACAAATGGACATCCAGCAATTGCTATTACATGTAAATCAATATCAAAAAGAGGCTATACAATTAAAATATTTCCATGATATGGATTACCAAACAATAGCTGATATCACAAATGTTTCAATTGGTACTGTTAAATCAAGGATCTTTCAAGGATTAAAAAAGCTAAAAGATCAATATGGAGGTGATAGCGATGAAAAACATTGAAAAACGATTGGACGAAGAGAAGAAACGTATTGCATCCTTAAAAGCACCAGAAGAATTAGAATCAAAATTAAGAAGTGCTCTAAACACAAATGTTTCTCGAAAGTCGAATCGATTTACGTATATCTGGAAGTTAGCAGCTGTCGCGATATTTTTTATGATGATTGTTGGATATAATTACAATGCTTTCGCCTTCTATGGCAAGAAACTAATCGGGTTTGATGAACTGATTACTGGCACTTTGAAAGATCTAAATGAAGAAGGCATGGGGCAAATTATTGAAAAAAAGACTACGTTAGTAGACGGAACAGAACTAACTATTAATGGAATTATGACGGATGCAAATCAAATGATCATTTATTATACATTAGCAAATCCAGTGGGAATTGAAGATACTACTACTACAAGAAATGATTTTTGGGCCTCGAAGATAACAGGATTTTTAACCAATGCCAGTGCTGAAAGTGGAGTTTCATCAATCAATGACGCTGGTACAGAGTTAAAAGGAAAAATGCATTTTGAACCGGCAAGTCCATTTTCAAAAAAATTAACATTACACTTTTTGCAACATCTACAAAACGGCCAGGTAACAGGAGGAACTGTTTCTTTTCCTTATAATCCAAACAAAGCAATGCAAACCCAAATTAAACAGTCGATAAAGAAAACGATGACTGTTGATAAAGGTACCATTAGATTTGACTCTATTACTGCGACACCAACAATGACCGTGATTAAGGGATCATTAAATGTCGATAATTTCGATCGAGTCAATCTCGGACTACATGGGATCGAATTAATCGTTAATGGAATGTCCGTAGAAATTATTGGTAGCAGCAACCGATCGTCACTCAAGGGAAGTAAGTTCGATATCCGTTTTGATGCCTTACCAGAAGAATTAAATTCAATAGAACTAGTAATGAAAGAGTTTTTCGGATATCAAAAGCTAGAAGAAAAAATTCACCTTGCTTCGATGAGTGATAAGCAGATTAATCTGAGCGGAAAAGAATTACGGGTGAAAGATGTAGCAACTACCTCACAAGGAGTTGAAATAAGGATTGCTACAGATGATGATGTGATGCTTGACGGAGTTTCTATTGAAAGATTAAAAGAGAAAACGTCTTTAAAAACAACAGTAAACCAAACCTTAACAACGCAAGCAGACGGACGAATGATGAAAGAGCGTACCTTGTTATTTGAAACAAAGGTAGAGCCAGAATACCTACTTATTGAAGGTATACATTATCTGAAACAATACGATAAAAAAATTGAAATACCGGTCGATTGAAGTATGGGGACGGTTCTTGTGTTTCCAATAACCGTGAGGGAAGCGAGAGAACCGTCCCTTTGCTTCACGTATTCCTTTGAGCAACCGTAGAAAAGCTTTATGTTGGATTTCATTTACTAAAATTTGATATAATGAACCTTAGGCGATGTTATATGAATTCGTTAAGTAAACATGCGAAAAAAGAATTATTTAATGCCTTACAAGATAGGAATTCTCGTGTTTTTTATGATTACTAGTGAAATAGTTTCAATTGTGGTTGAAAATGATGAAACTGCCTCAGGTAATAGGTCAGAAAAAAATTTATCTGAAGAAATTGAAGGGTACCTGGAACTTAAAACTTCTAGCCTTATATAAAGCTTAAAATACTTTTCCCGCAGTATACACCCCACCTGTTTCATCGCCCAAATCTTCTTCTGGTTGGTAAAATTGTTGGGGAATTTATTCAGAGTAACTGTGTAGAAATAGGCGATCGGCATTTTGACGGTTGCTTTTTTTATTTTTCGAATTGTTTGTTTAAAAGAATACTGGATAGCGTATCTAGTTCGTAGCTGATGTCTTTTTCAAACAGGTATTAATAAGCGGCTAGTTTTGCCATCCACCAATATTCTTCAATGGTTTCATTTTTGATAATTTCATTTTATAAAAATGTGGGAGGAAATAGAATTCGGCAAAGATTTAAGCTCGGGTGCAATTCTTCTTTTCACTGTTTGTCTGCTTAAATTTTGGTAGGGTTGTGATATAAATAGTGTGATATAGAAACAATTCTCGATTATTATTTTAGGAGGAGCGTGAAATTATTTGAATGAATTTAAGCAATCAAAAATGTTTCATAAACTACCTGAAGAGATGTTAAAAAAATACGTTTTGAATTCTGAAATGAAGACTTTTGATAAAAAAGAAATTGCTTTTAGATCATATAGTAACAACTCACATATGTATTTAGTTTTAAATGGCCGGATTAGAGTTACGTTGGATTACCCAAATGGCAAAGAGTTTACGATTGCACTCCTGGAAAAAGGCGATGTATATAGTGGACATGCTAGGGGCTTAGGAATAGCCTTAGAAAAGACCAAAATTGCGTTTTTACCACTTAGCATCTTCCGAGAAATGATTATTGAGTACCCTAGCTTCGCGATAAACCTTTTAGCTGCAGCAGGTAGCACACTAAATAGAACGTTTAATGTGATCGAGAATTTAGTTTTTCGTGATGTAAATGAACGAACTTATGCATTTATTTTATCAATGCTAGACTCAAAAGGAAAAGTCACGAAAGAAGGAACAGAAGTATCTCTAGGCTTAACTCAAGAAGAAATCGCGACAGTTGTTGGCTCAACTAGGCAAACGGTTAATTCTGTCTTAATTAACCTCCAAAAAGAGGGGGTTATCAGTTTTAGTAAGAAGAAGCTTATTGTTCATGATAAGGTAAAGCTTAATTCGCTTATAAATGAAAATGAATAATAAAAGAAAATGAATATATTTTTGAAAATGTCATGGAAACGACAGTTTTCACCTATAAGGTATCGTATGATTTAGATAAATACATACCTTAGGAGGAGATTAATATCGCAAAATTACGAGATTTAGAAAGCGTTTCCATTGATCCTCAAGTCCAATCTTTACTAGGTAAAGCAAGAAGTGAAAATATCTTAACTGCTTATGATCGTGCTGATATGATGAATGTTTGTGGCTTTGGTTCAACTGGTGTTTGCTGTCGACACTGTCTTGAAGGGCCATGTCGGATTGCTCCAAATGGAAAAGGACCACAAACTGGGGTGTGTGGCGCGGATGTTCACCAAATTGTTGCTAGAAGCTTTTTAAACCATCAAACTCAAGGTTCAACGGGTCATGCAGAACATGGCAGAGAAGTTGCTTTAACTCTTTTAGCGGTAGCGGAAGGAACGGCCCCATACCAAATTAAAGATGTTGATAAACTCTATCGTATTGCCAAAGAATTAGAAATTAAAACAGAGGAAATGTCTATTAATGAAGTAACAAAAGAAGTAGCCCTGAAAGCATTAGAAGATTTTCAAAAGCAAAAAGGGGTTATGAATTGGATTAAACTCCGAGCCCATCAAGACTCTTTAAACACGTGGAATAAACTTGGAATCACACCGGTTAATGCCCATTTAGAAATAGCGAAATCGGTTGCTAGAAATGCGATGGGTTGCGATGCGGATCCAACGAATTTAATTCTTGGTGGCGTTACAATGGGGCTAGTTGATGGAGCTGGTATGCATATTTCAACGGATCTCCAAGATATTTTATTTGGAACTCCTAAAGCAGTAAAGGCAAAATATACGATGGCTGTTTTAGATGAAAAAAAAGTAAACATTGCTGTTCACGGTCATATTCCAATGCTTTCTGAAAAGATAGTTGAATGGTCAAGAAAACTTGAAGGTGAAGCTATTAAACAAGGTGCTACTGGCATCAACATTGTTGGAATTTGCTGTACTGGTAATGAATTACTAATGAGACAAGGGATTTCAGTAGCTTCTAGTTTTTCAAGTCAAGAGCTAGTCATTGTTTCTGGAGCACTTGAAGCAATGGTTGTTGATATTCAATGTATTATGCCTGGAATTCAACAAGTAGCAGAGTGCTATCACACAGAAATTATTACAACATTACCATATGTAAAAATCACTGGAGCATCTCACGTTAACTTTGAACCGGAAGAAGCTGACGAGGCTGCTAAGGAAATTGTCATGAAGGCGGTTAATCGGTTTCCTAGGCGTGATCCCAAAAAGGTAGCGATACCTAGAGATACTGTCGACGCTTACGCTGGTTTTTCAACTGAGCAAATTGTTGAAGCACTATCAGGACTTAACGCTGAAGACCCACTTAAACCAATTATCGATTCGCTGGTTTCTGGTAAAATACGTGGCATTGCTGCTCTTGTTGGCTGTACGAATCCAAGGGAAAAACAGGATTATGCTAACACAGAAGTAACGAAGGAATTATTAAAAAATAACGTTTTAGTTGTAACAACAGGGTGTGCAGCGCATTCTTTGGCAAAAAATAATTTAATGAATTTTGAGGGATTAGAGTATTGTGGTGATGGTTTAAAAGAAGTCTTAAAAGCGGTTGGCAATGCAGCTGGTTTACCAAGTCTGCCACCAACACTGCACATGGGAAGTTGTGTCGATAATTCTAGACCGACCGACCTTTTAACAGCGCTCGCAAATCGGTTAGGTGTTTCTATGAATGAACTTCCAGCTGTTGGCTCGTGTCCTGAAACACATAGTCCAAAAGCATTAGCAATTGGGACGTTCTTTATTGCCCATGGTATTGATGTTCATATTGGTGTTAGCCCGCAACTCTCTGGTTCAGACTTTGTTACAAATGTCCTTTACGGGGATCGTACTGACGAACAAGAAGTCAATACAGATAAAATATTTGGTGGCAAACTTATTTTTGAGCAAGATCCTCAAAAAGCAGCAAAGCTTTTACTAGCAAGAATTGATCTGAAGAGAGATGCGTTGTTAAATAAATTAGCAGTCATGTAAGTAAATCCATACTTTCAATAAATTAACCACATTAATCTACTATTGGTGCTGAATCAGTATTATGATTTTATTAAAGTAAGGAGAGATATTGATGAGAGGGATGAAGATTGCAATTACTGGAAAAGGTGGAGTTGGCAAAACAACGCTATCAGCCTGTTTGGCACACCTTCTAAAGCAAAATGGTAAAGAGGTATTGGCTGTTGATGCCGACCCAGATGCTAATTTTGGCATGGCATTAGGCTTTTCTGATGAGGAATTAGCATCTGTGCGCACGATTGCTAATGATCGAAAACTTATTAAAGAGCGAACAGGAGCTGAGCCTGGGGTTAGTGGCCAATGGTTTTCGCTAAATCCAAAGGTAGCAGATGTTCCGAAGCGTTATGTTTCGGTTCATAATGACATAAAACTATTGCAGCTAGGTACTGTTGAAAGTGGTGGAGCAGGTTGTGCTTGTCCGGAAAGTACATTTTTAAAAGCTTTGTTAAATCACATTATCTTAGATGAAAACGACGCTGTTATCGTAGATATGGAAGCTGGAATTGAACATTTAGGTAGAGGCACAGCAGGCAGTGTCGATGCGTTTATTATTGTCGTTGAGCCTGGAAAAAGAAGCATTGCAACCGCTAAGACAATTGTTAAGCTAGCAGAAGATATTGGTGTGAAAAATATATATGCAGTTGTAAATAAATGTGTTGAAAATAATTCAGCTGAGATTGAAAAAGCTTTAGGAGATATTCAGGTAATTGGTGCGATACCTTATTTGAAAGAGGCACCAGAAGCTGACTTAAGTGGTGTGCCGTTGTTTGAGTATGCCCCTAGTTGTCTGACCTTTGTCGAACCGATTTACAACTTTTTGTTAAAACAATATGCGGTTAAACATGTACTGTAGGCAGGGGGACAGCGTACCTTGTCCCCGAACATTAATAGGTTACATCTAAGTGAGTGTTGAATTGGGTGTTTGTGGATTAATGTGACGTTAATACTCCAAGGGTGACTTAGTTATTTGAGAAAAACTCTGCTCGGTTTCCTATCAGATTTTAAAATTATTCAAACAACAGTGGGGTTATAATTATGTTTGATGTGGAATTAATATCTATTCTGACACTCGGTTTGATACTGGGAATTAAGCATGCGTTAGAACCGGATCATATAATCGGAGTTTCTACTATTGCAGCTCAAAGTAAAAAATTATGGAGGGCCGCATTATCTGGGGTTTTCTGGGGGATAGGACATACAATTACCTTATTTATAATAGGAATGATGCTAATTTTTCTAAAAGTTACTATTCCCGATAACTGGGCGCTCAGTCTAGAGTTCTTAGTAGGCGTTATGCTTGTTTATTTTGGTCTTTCAGCTATATATTCCAAAAAACGAGCTATACATTCCGAACAACATAACGATGAATGGGTAAACAAAGTGCAGGGGAAACTTCCTTATCGTAAATCATTATTCATGGGGTTTATCCATGGCTTAGCGGGCAGTGCAGCGATGATCTTATTGACGATAAGTACAGTAAATAATGCTTGGGAAGGTGCTCTTTACATTCTTTTTTTTGGTGCAGGAACGGTTATAAGCATGCTCTTCTTTAGTACAATAATCGGAATTCCATTTGTGATGAGTAAGAGTAAAATGATTATAAATAAACGACTTGTACAATTTACGGGTGTGTTAAGTATTGCATTTGGAATTTACTATATGTATAACCTCGGTGTAACAGAAGGTTTATTTGCGCTGCTTCTGTCACTTTAGTAATTCTAGGGGCTATCTCAACCCGGAAAATCATATTTCATCCCCCCCCGGCGGTAGGATAGAAGACTCGAAGAGTCGGTGGTGGACATAATTTGAAGGGATCTTCTTTTCTTAGGAATAGTCGGTGCTTGGCATCACCTGTCAAATTTTTTATAAAACAGTATAAAAATAAGCGATCGGTTTTTTAACGGTTGCTTTTTTGATTTTCCTAGAGAGGATTCGGAAGAGAAAACTTTGATAAACGTACAATTTCATGTATATAAAAATTTTCTAGAGGGGACGTTATAGAAGATAACGGGTCAATTGACAGTCCGATCAGTTCAATTTTAGATCTTATGGTTTGATTGATAAAAATAATTAGAATACATGGAGGGTTATAATGAACAACAATATGGCAACTACTCATTCAAGTACAGTTATAACTTCTGTTGAAATGGCTTGCCTTTGGAACGGATACCTAATCGAATCGTTAGTTCACCACATGTAAAAATATATTTTACAGCACATAGAAGATCCCGATATTAAATTGTTGGTTGACACTTGCCATTCGCTATTGAAAAAGCATATAGATATGTATTATTCCATTTTTAATAAAGATGGATTTCCGATTCCAAGAGGAACTCAATTAGAAGACATCAACTTAGAGGCTAATCGGCTTTATTCTGACGTATACTATATTAATTATATAAAAAATGTGGCGAAGTTTGCTCTAATTTCTCACCCTTTTCTGATAGATTGATGCTGTTCCAAGAAAGTTTGATGGCAACTGCTGGAATAGGAAACTATGGGTTGGCCGTTGCGCATAGCCAAAGAAAAGATGTAGGGCTTACATATGTCCGGTTATTTGGAGAGGCGATCGAATATGCATCCGAGGGAGGGAAATTAATGGTGGATAGAGGGATGGAGCAACCACCCTTAGCTAGCGACAGAGAGAGTTTAGTTAATAAATAAACGGATTAGAAAAACATCATTCTATAATCTACAAAATATGAAAGTTAATCTCCATGTAGTGCCTGGCAACACCCGTAAGAAGGAAGAAGTACCATTTTAATAAAAGGAAAATCCTTACTGCATGTAGAATATATAGCAGTAAGGATTTTTTGCGTACAAAGTGTTTACGATTATGAGAAAAATTTTATTTTTAGATA harbors:
- the cooS gene encoding anaerobic carbon-monoxide dehydrogenase catalytic subunit; the protein is MDPQVQSLLGKARSENILTAYDRADMMNVCGFGSTGVCCRHCLEGPCRIAPNGKGPQTGVCGADVHQIVARSFLNHQTQGSTGHAEHGREVALTLLAVAEGTAPYQIKDVDKLYRIAKELEIKTEEMSINEVTKEVALKALEDFQKQKGVMNWIKLRAHQDSLNTWNKLGITPVNAHLEIAKSVARNAMGCDADPTNLILGGVTMGLVDGAGMHISTDLQDILFGTPKAVKAKYTMAVLDEKKVNIAVHGHIPMLSEKIVEWSRKLEGEAIKQGATGINIVGICCTGNELLMRQGISVASSFSSQELVIVSGALEAMVVDIQCIMPGIQQVAECYHTEIITTLPYVKITGASHVNFEPEEADEAAKEIVMKAVNRFPRRDPKKVAIPRDTVDAYAGFSTEQIVEALSGLNAEDPLKPIIDSLVSGKIRGIAALVGCTNPREKQDYANTEVTKELLKNNVLVVTTGCAAHSLAKNNLMNFEGLEYCGDGLKEVLKAVGNAAGLPSLPPTLHMGSCVDNSRPTDLLTALANRLGVSMNELPAVGSCPETHSPKALAIGTFFIAHGIDVHIGVSPQLSGSDFVTNVLYGDRTDEQEVNTDKIFGGKLIFEQDPQKAAKLLLARIDLKRDALLNKLAVM
- a CDS encoding carbon monoxide dehydrogenase accessory protein CooC is translated as MRGMKIAITGKGGVGKTTLSACLAHLLKQNGKEVLAVDADPDANFGMALGFSDEELASVRTIANDRKLIKERTGAEPGVSGQWFSLNPKVADVPKRYVSVHNDIKLLQLGTVESGGAGCACPESTFLKALLNHIILDENDAVIVDMEAGIEHLGRGTAGSVDAFIIVVEPGKRSIATAKTIVKLAEDIGVKNIYAVVNKCVENNSAEIEKALGDIQVIGAIPYLKEAPEADLSGVPLFEYAPSCLTFVEPIYNFLLKQYAVKHVL
- a CDS encoding sulfite exporter TauE/SafE family protein — translated: MFDVELISILTLGLILGIKHALEPDHIIGVSTIAAQSKKLWRAALSGVFWGIGHTITLFIIGMMLIFLKVTIPDNWALSLEFLVGVMLVYFGLSAIYSKKRAIHSEQHNDEWVNKVQGKLPYRKSLFMGFIHGLAGSAAMILLTISTVNNAWEGALYILFFGAGTVISMLFFSTIIGIPFVMSKSKMIINKRLVQFTGVLSIAFGIYYMYNLGVTEGLFALLLSL
- a CDS encoding DUF3231 family protein, with translation MLQHIEDPDIKLLVDTCHSLLKKHIDMYYSIFNKDGFPIPRGTQLEDINLEANRLYSDVYYINYIKNVAKFALISHPFLID
- a CDS encoding DUF3231 family protein; the protein is MLFQESLMATAGIGNYGLAVAHSQRKDVGLTYVRLFGEAIEYASEGGKLMVDRGMEQPPLASDRESLVNK